From the genome of Prochlorococcus marinus XMU1419, one region includes:
- a CDS encoding DUF3143 domain-containing protein, translating to MNFHKQPINQHSLKSLELWLTDLGAVKDVNNPSKWYLLLSNWNATIIFEQEDLSVIWESEGQETKRLFSYCINREDVENAILQGP from the coding sequence GTGAATTTCCATAAACAACCTATAAACCAACATTCACTTAAATCATTGGAATTGTGGCTAACTGATTTGGGTGCTGTAAAGGATGTTAATAATCCATCTAAATGGTACCTGTTACTTTCTAATTGGAATGCAACTATTATTTTTGAACAAGAAGATTTAAGTGTTATCTGGGAAAGTGAAGGACAAGAAACCAAAAGACTATTTTCCTATTGTATTAATAGAGAAGATGTCGAAAATGCAATACTGCAGGGACCTTAA
- a CDS encoding aminotransferase class I/II-fold pyridoxal phosphate-dependent enzyme, with amino-acid sequence MKKIKIPKNRIRKLKTFSLGKKPFELISLNSHNKKLIDLCSNDYFGLSRDKDLIKAGYEISLSEGFGAGSSRFITGSRPIHKLLEKELAEWLDQQKVFIFPSGFQANIAAIQSLANRNSIVIADKLIHNSLLVGIKATQAKLIRFAHNNLKDLEDKIIKSKPKKSSILVVVESLYSMEGSIAPLREITQICKKNSIQLLVDEAHSIGILGPEGRGLSFNYRSDITMITGTFGKAFGSGGAFIATNSEIGEYLIQTSGAFRYTTALAPSLAAGALEGLKKIVENKEWGNDLLSSAEVWKNEIIKNFSFPVKGDSHILSIVVGQEENAIYLQKYLEKNGFLAIAIRPPTVPVGQSRIRITIRRNLDFNLLKNFIKVLKDFK; translated from the coding sequence ATGAAAAAAATAAAAATTCCAAAAAATAGAATTCGTAAATTAAAAACATTTTCTTTAGGTAAAAAACCATTCGAACTTATAAGTTTAAATTCGCATAATAAAAAACTTATAGACTTATGTAGTAATGATTATTTTGGATTAAGTAGGGACAAGGATTTAATAAAAGCTGGTTACGAAATAAGCCTTTCAGAAGGTTTTGGTGCAGGAAGTTCTAGGTTTATTACAGGTTCAAGACCAATACATAAATTATTAGAGAAAGAACTTGCCGAGTGGCTTGATCAACAAAAAGTATTTATTTTCCCAAGCGGATTTCAAGCAAATATAGCCGCTATACAGTCTTTAGCAAACAGAAATAGTATTGTAATAGCAGATAAATTGATTCATAACTCTTTATTAGTGGGAATCAAAGCTACACAAGCAAAACTGATTCGATTTGCACACAATAATTTAAAAGATTTAGAAGATAAAATTATTAAATCTAAACCTAAAAAAAGTTCCATTTTAGTTGTTGTTGAATCTCTTTATAGCATGGAGGGATCAATTGCTCCGCTCAGAGAAATAACACAAATTTGCAAAAAAAATAGTATTCAATTATTAGTTGACGAAGCTCATTCAATTGGGATATTAGGCCCTGAAGGTAGGGGTTTAAGTTTCAATTACCGTTCAGATATAACTATGATTACTGGAACTTTTGGAAAAGCATTTGGAAGCGGTGGAGCTTTCATAGCTACCAATTCAGAAATTGGTGAATATCTTATCCAAACAAGTGGTGCATTTAGGTATACAACCGCGCTTGCTCCATCTTTAGCAGCAGGGGCACTAGAAGGTCTAAAAAAAATTGTAGAAAATAAAGAATGGGGGAATGATTTGTTATCTTCTGCTGAGGTATGGAAGAATGAAATTATTAAAAATTTTAGTTTTCCAGTTAAAGGAGATTCTCACATTTTATCAATTGTTGTTGGCCAAGAAGAAAACGCAATTTATCTACAAAAATATCTCGAAAAAAATGGGTTTTTAGCTATTGCGATAAGACCTCCAACTGTTCCAGTTGGTCAATCAAGAATCAGAATAACAATAAGAAGAAACTTAGATTTTAATCTTTTAAAGAATTTCATCAAAGTATTAAAAGATTTTAAATGA
- the bioD gene encoding dethiobiotin synthase — MSSQDSIFKFIICGTDTDIGKTLISSFFVKGLNSFYWKPIQSGIESQTDSQTVKKLAQVSKEKIIKEAYVFTKPLSPHWAAEIDQKTINFDMLRLPKVKDSLIVETAGGLMVPITRNFLQIDQIKQWNLPVILVCKSSLGTLNHTLLSIEALKRRNIDILGLVVNGKKHFDNPKTLVDFSGIPLITEFPYIKKMDSNNLDILWKELDIKNKLISLLNSKIS; from the coding sequence ATGAGTAGTCAGGATAGTATTTTCAAATTTATAATTTGTGGAACAGATACTGATATTGGGAAAACTTTAATAAGCTCGTTTTTTGTTAAAGGATTAAATTCCTTTTATTGGAAGCCTATTCAAAGTGGTATTGAATCGCAAACTGATAGTCAAACTGTTAAAAAACTTGCACAAGTAAGTAAAGAGAAAATAATTAAAGAAGCTTATGTGTTTACAAAACCTCTCTCTCCTCATTGGGCTGCCGAAATAGATCAAAAGACTATTAACTTTGACATGTTGAGATTGCCAAAAGTAAAAGACTCATTAATTGTAGAAACTGCAGGTGGATTAATGGTTCCAATAACACGCAATTTTTTGCAAATAGATCAAATAAAACAATGGAATCTTCCTGTAATACTTGTATGCAAAAGCTCACTTGGCACTCTAAACCATACTCTGCTTAGTATTGAGGCCTTAAAACGAAGAAATATTGATATTCTGGGTTTAGTAGTAAATGGCAAAAAACACTTTGATAATCCAAAAACACTTGTTGATTTTAGTGGTATTCCCTTAATTACTGAATTTCCTTACATCAAAAAAATGGACTCAAATAATTTAGACATACTATGGAAAGAACTTGACATCAAAAATAAATTAATCTCACTTTTAAATTCAAAAATAAGTTAA
- a CDS encoding DUF2997 domain-containing protein: MPQKTLRFKIHQDGRVEETVEGFIGNSCNEATKNLEDALGKVTVKNKSSDAFISNQNENLKQLKNESNVTF, translated from the coding sequence ATGCCTCAAAAAACATTGAGATTCAAAATTCATCAAGACGGAAGAGTTGAGGAGACTGTTGAAGGATTTATTGGTAATTCATGCAATGAAGCTACAAAAAATCTTGAAGATGCTCTAGGAAAAGTAACAGTTAAGAATAAATCCTCTGATGCTTTCATCTCTAATCAAAATGAAAATTTAAAACAACTTAAAAACGAATCTAATGTCACATTTTAG
- the bioA gene encoding adenosylmethionine--8-amino-7-oxononanoate transaminase: protein MKSLNSKIPNQNWHPNIWPPFTQINKSKPQIEVTHGKDALLFTKDPKKELIDAISSWWVTLHGHSNEYIADAIFDQSRKLEQVIFADFLHPQAKKLAERLSELTKLERLFFSDNGSTAVEVALKIAFQSWQNEGETRSQIVAFDGAYHGDTFGAMALGERNIFNENFDNLMFPVRRAPWPSTWMNDKEVVNKENEAIQKLETLLKTPTVAVILEPLVQGAGGMNMVRPQFIKKVSEIVKNNNSLLIADEVLTGFGRCGTLFAFQKAKIIPDLISISKGLTGGFLPMGITLCKEKIFQSFIDDSPRKTFWHGHSFTANPLGCAAANASLDLLEKEPHKYLSFEEKHLSHLIKFKNLPYIKKIRLCGTIAAFDLDIGNKKGYFNNIGKEIKSIAMEQGLFIRPLGNVIYLLPPLCITDDQLEKSYRVIRQILNNL from the coding sequence ATGAAATCTTTGAATTCAAAAATTCCAAATCAAAATTGGCACCCAAATATTTGGCCACCTTTTACACAAATCAATAAAAGTAAACCGCAAATAGAAGTAACTCATGGTAAAGATGCTCTCCTATTTACTAAAGATCCTAAAAAAGAGCTAATAGATGCAATAAGTAGTTGGTGGGTAACTCTTCATGGTCACAGTAACGAATATATTGCTGATGCAATTTTCGATCAATCAAGAAAACTTGAGCAAGTTATATTTGCTGATTTCTTACATCCACAGGCAAAAAAATTAGCAGAAAGACTTAGTGAATTAACAAAGCTAGAAAGATTATTCTTTTCTGATAACGGTTCTACTGCAGTAGAAGTTGCTTTAAAAATTGCCTTCCAATCATGGCAAAATGAAGGAGAGACAAGATCTCAAATAGTAGCATTTGATGGTGCATATCATGGCGATACATTTGGAGCAATGGCTTTAGGTGAAAGAAATATTTTTAATGAGAATTTCGATAATCTTATGTTTCCAGTGAGGAGAGCCCCATGGCCTTCAACTTGGATGAACGATAAAGAAGTAGTAAATAAAGAAAATGAAGCGATCCAAAAATTAGAAACTCTTCTTAAAACTCCCACAGTTGCAGTAATCCTTGAGCCACTTGTTCAAGGAGCAGGAGGAATGAATATGGTTAGGCCTCAATTTATCAAAAAAGTTTCAGAAATTGTAAAAAATAATAATTCTTTATTAATTGCCGATGAAGTCTTGACTGGTTTTGGCAGATGTGGAACCCTTTTTGCATTTCAAAAGGCAAAAATCATTCCTGATTTAATAAGTATTTCAAAAGGCTTAACCGGTGGATTTTTGCCGATGGGAATAACTTTATGTAAAGAAAAAATTTTTCAATCCTTTATTGATGATTCCCCAAGAAAAACTTTTTGGCATGGACATAGTTTTACTGCAAATCCTTTAGGTTGTGCTGCTGCAAACGCTAGCCTTGATTTATTAGAAAAAGAACCACACAAATACCTTTCATTTGAAGAAAAACATTTATCTCATTTAATTAAATTTAAAAACTTACCTTATATAAAAAAGATAAGGCTATGCGGCACAATTGCTGCTTTCGATTTAGATATCGGTAACAAAAAAGGTTATTTCAATAATATAGGAAAAGAAATAAAGAGTATTGCAATGGAGCAAGGTTTATTTATTAGGCCCCTAGGGAATGTTATCTACCTATTACCACCTCTTTGTATAACAGATGATCAATTAGAAAAAAGTTACAGGGTAATAAGGCAAATCTTAAACAATCTGTAG
- a CDS encoding aldo/keto reductase: MEYRRFGRTNLNIPILSLGGMRFQKSWDQLDFSEISYEEQNKVENILNLANKHGLSHVETAKYYGTSELQLGMGFKHTKKIPNIIQTKIPPNNDPAIFEKDVITSIEKLKVKKIDLLAIHGINTDEHLHQAIKDGGCIDILRNFQKENIIGNIGFSTHGRSSLIEKAISTNLFDYVNLHWYFINQENTKVINLANKYDLGVFIISPTDKGGHLHTPSNKMLELCRPLHPIIFNDLFCLRNKHVHTLSVGIAKEADFDLHLEAISLLSESENYVPKILNRLRDESINALGFEWYQNWNRNLPSWEYTPGNINIPVLLWLSNLIDWLDMEGFAKARYQLLGNGSHWFPGSNANLLDVDVSEGQLLKVLEGHINPKKVIRKLRTLKEKFGDNVAKRLSKK; encoded by the coding sequence ATGGAATATCGAAGATTTGGACGAACCAACCTAAATATTCCTATTTTATCTTTAGGTGGCATGAGATTTCAAAAAAGTTGGGACCAATTAGATTTTTCTGAGATTTCATATGAAGAACAAAATAAAGTAGAAAATATTTTAAATCTCGCAAACAAACATGGCTTAAGTCATGTAGAAACTGCAAAGTATTATGGAACTTCAGAGTTGCAATTAGGAATGGGTTTTAAACATACTAAAAAAATCCCAAACATTATTCAAACAAAGATTCCTCCAAATAATGATCCTGCCATCTTTGAGAAAGACGTCATAACAAGTATTGAAAAATTGAAAGTTAAGAAAATTGATTTGTTAGCAATACATGGCATTAATACTGATGAACATTTACATCAGGCTATTAAAGATGGAGGTTGTATTGATATTTTAAGGAATTTTCAAAAAGAAAATATAATTGGGAATATTGGATTTTCTACCCATGGAAGATCTTCGCTCATTGAGAAGGCTATTTCAACAAATTTATTTGATTATGTAAATTTGCACTGGTATTTCATAAATCAAGAAAATACAAAGGTTATAAATTTAGCAAATAAGTATGATCTTGGGGTTTTTATAATAAGTCCCACTGATAAAGGGGGACATCTTCATACACCCTCAAACAAAATGTTGGAACTTTGTAGACCACTTCATCCTATAATTTTTAATGATCTTTTTTGTTTAAGAAATAAACATGTCCATACCCTTAGTGTGGGTATTGCGAAAGAGGCAGATTTTGATTTGCATTTAGAGGCTATTTCGTTGTTATCAGAATCCGAGAATTATGTTCCAAAGATATTAAATAGATTAAGGGATGAATCTATTAATGCTTTAGGTTTTGAATGGTATCAGAATTGGAATAGAAATTTACCGAGTTGGGAATATACTCCTGGTAATATTAATATTCCTGTTTTGCTATGGCTTTCAAATTTAATAGATTGGTTGGATATGGAAGGATTTGCAAAAGCTAGATATCAACTACTAGGAAATGGAAGTCATTGGTTCCCAGGATCTAACGCTAATTTACTAGATGTGGATGTTTCTGAAGGCCAATTATTGAAAGTTTTAGAAGGTCATATAAATCCAAAAAAAGTTATAAGAAAATTAAGAACTTTAAAAGAAAAGTTTGGAGATAATGTTGCTAAAAGATTATCAAAGAAATAA
- a CDS encoding DUF1257 domain-containing protein: MSHFSTIKTQLKESKPLINALNHLGYTINQDQKSVKGYKGQFTDVDISMNLPGDTKVGFKWNNNSNAYELVTDLDLWQFEIPVERFISKVTQMYAYETIISKTKNDGYQIVEEKNQNDGSIELVLTKWDS, encoded by the coding sequence ATGTCACATTTTAGTACCATTAAAACGCAGCTAAAGGAATCAAAGCCTTTAATTAATGCCCTAAATCATCTTGGTTATACTATTAATCAAGATCAAAAATCTGTCAAAGGTTACAAGGGACAGTTTACTGATGTAGATATAAGCATGAATTTACCTGGTGATACAAAAGTTGGTTTTAAATGGAACAATAATTCAAATGCATATGAATTAGTCACTGATCTGGACTTATGGCAATTTGAAATTCCAGTTGAAAGGTTTATTTCTAAAGTTACTCAGATGTACGCTTATGAAACAATTATTTCAAAGACAAAAAATGATGGATACCAAATTGTTGAAGAGAAAAACCAAAATGATGGTTCTATTGAATTGGTTTTGACAAAATGGGATAGTTAA
- a CDS encoding ferredoxin, translating to MDFADPLDNFEENNEISGFEPVLGGKLAEKAVWVDEAKCIGCQYCVHVASNTFLVDEFHGRSRAVRQDGDSVDVIQEAIDTCPVDCIHWVKFEELDDLENSLDRDMFQSFGKPPRMNKH from the coding sequence ATGGATTTTGCTGATCCATTGGATAATTTTGAAGAAAATAATGAAATTTCAGGTTTTGAGCCTGTTTTAGGTGGTAAGTTAGCCGAAAAAGCTGTTTGGGTTGATGAGGCTAAATGTATTGGGTGCCAATATTGTGTACATGTTGCTTCCAACACTTTCTTAGTCGATGAATTTCATGGTAGAAGTAGAGCTGTAAGACAAGATGGAGATAGTGTTGATGTTATACAAGAAGCAATAGATACATGCCCTGTTGATTGCATCCATTGGGTGAAATTTGAAGAATTGGATGATTTAGAGAATAGTCTTGATAGGGATATGTTTCAATCATTTGGAAAACCACCAAGAATGAATAAGCATTAA
- a CDS encoding J domain-containing protein, whose product MKGEISYYKILGVDENASNHELRKAFCKLSIELHPDTTSLEIDDAKNKFQEVLEAYENLNNSNLRKIYDDKLKEKSRSKKNTKVLNNLIVDSNNQNLIGNRRPFSNGELFSLFLLFIIIVISLIGSIFIAFFSGKELDTIPIWLVK is encoded by the coding sequence TTGAAAGGGGAAATTTCTTATTACAAAATTTTAGGTGTAGATGAAAATGCCTCAAATCATGAATTAAGAAAGGCATTTTGTAAACTTTCCATTGAGTTGCATCCTGATACAACTTCTCTAGAAATAGATGACGCTAAAAATAAATTTCAAGAAGTTTTGGAAGCTTATGAAAATTTGAATAATAGTAATTTGAGGAAAATATATGATGACAAACTCAAGGAAAAATCTAGAAGTAAGAAAAATACTAAAGTTTTAAATAATTTAATAGTCGACTCAAATAATCAAAATTTAATAGGAAATAGAAGACCTTTTTCAAATGGGGAATTGTTTTCGTTATTTCTTTTATTTATTATCATTGTTATTAGTTTGATTGGTTCAATTTTTATTGCCTTTTTTTCTGGCAAAGAATTAGATACAATACCTATCTGGTTAGTAAAATGA
- the rsmG gene encoding 16S rRNA (guanine(527)-N(7))-methyltransferase RsmG — MKNLNIPEEIFPLITEEEIIMFQELQIKIKELNNKINLTRLINDDDYWVSQVFDSIWPFKTFTNINFDNKKFLDIGSGCGFPGLAYAITHPTSEIYLVDSSKKKTDALKALIKEINFKNKIHVINDRIENLAHQSSMRNSFDIAATRAVSNPSTVSEYIIPMLKKEGLGVLYCGKWNDEESKNLNKTLEILEGKVREKKGINLPRNKGTRNIILIKPKDFCPKIYPRKVGKPEKNPL; from the coding sequence ATGAAAAACCTAAACATCCCAGAAGAAATTTTTCCCTTAATAACTGAAGAAGAGATAATTATGTTTCAAGAATTACAAATTAAAATTAAAGAATTAAATAATAAAATTAATTTAACAAGGTTAATTAATGATGATGATTATTGGGTATCTCAAGTTTTTGACAGCATTTGGCCCTTTAAAACTTTCACTAATATTAATTTTGATAATAAAAAATTTTTAGATATTGGATCTGGCTGTGGTTTTCCTGGTTTAGCTTATGCCATAACTCATCCTACTTCAGAAATATACTTAGTTGATTCTTCAAAAAAGAAAACAGATGCACTTAAAGCTTTAATTAAAGAGATCAATTTCAAAAACAAAATTCATGTAATTAATGATCGTATTGAAAATTTAGCCCATCAATCGTCAATGAGAAATAGTTTCGATATAGCTGCTACTAGAGCGGTGAGTAATCCATCAACAGTTTCAGAATATATAATACCAATGCTAAAAAAAGAAGGATTAGGAGTTTTATATTGTGGGAAATGGAATGATGAAGAAAGTAAAAATCTAAATAAAACTTTAGAAATATTAGAAGGCAAAGTTAGAGAAAAAAAAGGGATTAACTTACCAAGAAATAAAGGCACCCGAAATATTATTCTTATTAAACCTAAAGATTTTTGCCCCAAAATTTACCCTAGGAAAGTTGGTAAACCTGAGAAAAATCCATTATGA
- a CDS encoding methyltransferase domain-containing protein — protein sequence MVEMDNKKWNEKIKNNFNDAAYRYLKYSKIQKFFAQKIVHFIEELNPQKKGEWIDLGSGPGLLADEIEKKFSSQKVSRIDFSKKMLLENKLSRKKILWDLNNDLPPEINNCTLLISNFCIHWLNNPEKIIKNWFSKLMPGGFLIISYPTKDCFPEWKDTCRKIDIEYSGLNFICSKELLKDFKSTEIHYSEQFNYLENFEDVYKLFRSIKNVGAQSTNCKRKSVKELKEIQKFWPKNYNNTVNLSWQIEIQIIKKL from the coding sequence ATGGTTGAAATGGATAATAAAAAGTGGAATGAAAAAATAAAAAATAATTTCAATGATGCTGCATATCGTTATTTAAAGTATTCAAAAATTCAGAAGTTTTTTGCGCAAAAGATAGTTCACTTTATCGAAGAATTAAATCCCCAAAAAAAAGGTGAATGGATAGATCTAGGATCAGGACCAGGATTATTAGCTGATGAAATAGAAAAAAAATTTTCTTCCCAAAAAGTATCCAGAATCGATTTCAGCAAAAAAATGCTTCTTGAGAATAAATTATCTAGAAAAAAAATTTTGTGGGATTTGAATAATGATTTACCTCCTGAAATCAATAACTGTACTTTATTAATATCTAACTTTTGCATACATTGGTTAAACAACCCAGAAAAGATAATAAAAAATTGGTTTAGTAAATTAATGCCTGGAGGTTTCTTAATCATTTCATATCCAACAAAAGATTGTTTTCCTGAATGGAAAGATACTTGTAGAAAAATTGATATTGAATATAGTGGTCTTAATTTTATTTGCTCTAAAGAATTATTAAAAGATTTCAAATCAACTGAAATACATTATTCAGAACAGTTTAATTATCTTGAAAATTTTGAAGATGTATATAAGCTTTTTAGAAGTATTAAAAATGTTGGGGCACAATCGACAAACTGTAAACGCAAATCAGTGAAAGAGTTAAAAGAAATTCAAAAGTTCTGGCCAAAGAATTACAATAATACAGTAAACCTTTCATGGCAAATTGAGATTCAAATTATAAAGAAATTATGA